A genome region from Deinococcus cellulosilyticus NBRC 106333 = KACC 11606 includes the following:
- a CDS encoding metal-dependent hydrolase produces the protein MRIEYLGHSCLYIETGDFRLLIDPFVQGNPLCPVSLEELKGRNITHVLVTHAHGDHWGNTLDFAREGAQVIGIVEITSYAAHHGARSTHGMNIGGSHPFDWGTLQLTPAWHSSSFPDGTYGGFPTGMVLTLEGKKIYHAGDTCRFREMEWIGDLGLDLAFLPIGDNFTMNADEAAKCLPMLRPRLTVPMHYNTFPVVNADPARFETEAEMLGFQVQIMSPGATLEL, from the coding sequence ATGCGCATTGAATACCTGGGGCACTCCTGCCTTTACATTGAGACAGGTGATTTTCGACTGCTGATCGATCCTTTTGTTCAGGGGAACCCCCTGTGCCCGGTCTCTCTGGAGGAACTTAAAGGGCGCAACATCACCCATGTGCTGGTCACCCACGCACACGGGGACCACTGGGGCAACACCCTGGATTTTGCACGGGAAGGGGCACAGGTGATTGGCATTGTGGAGATCACCTCCTACGCTGCCCACCATGGGGCCAGGAGCACCCACGGCATGAACATCGGGGGCAGTCACCCTTTTGACTGGGGCACCCTGCAGCTCACCCCGGCGTGGCACTCCTCGAGCTTCCCGGATGGCACCTACGGAGGCTTCCCCACCGGAATGGTGTTGACCCTGGAGGGCAAGAAAATCTACCACGCCGGAGACACCTGCCGTTTCCGCGAGATGGAATGGATCGGGGACCTGGGACTCGATCTGGCTTTTTTGCCCATTGGGGACAACTTCACCATGAATGCCGACGAAGCGGCAAAATGTCTGCCCATGCTGCGTCCTCGCCTGACCGTCCCGATGCACTACAACACCTTCCCGGTGGTGAATGCCGACCCGGCCCGCTTTGAGACAGAAGCGGAAATGCTGGGATTCCAGGTGCAGATCATGAGTCCGGGGGCCACGCTGGAGTTGTAG
- a CDS encoding HAD family hydrolase: MFEAIIFDFDGLILDTETPEFEAYEAFYQRQGKILQLSEWQMGVGTWGAFDPWAAFEFTEAERDGFHAQVREDVLRRIGEAPLREGVKELFEEAKAEGIRIAMATSSDWEWIDEWTGKHGIQQYFEIFATRYEVHQVKPAPDLYLLALSKLGLHADQAIAVEDSLNGSTAAITAGLRCVVVPNKVTSTQKFRPECKRLDSLAGGLTALRALFAK; the protein is encoded by the coding sequence GTGTTTGAAGCAATCATCTTTGATTTTGACGGCCTGATTCTTGACACCGAAACCCCCGAATTCGAGGCGTACGAGGCCTTCTACCAGCGCCAGGGCAAGATCCTGCAACTGTCCGAATGGCAGATGGGTGTGGGCACCTGGGGTGCTTTTGATCCCTGGGCGGCTTTTGAATTCACCGAGGCAGAAAGAGATGGGTTCCATGCGCAGGTGAGGGAAGATGTGCTGCGCCGCATTGGGGAAGCCCCCCTGCGGGAGGGCGTGAAAGAGCTCTTTGAGGAAGCAAAAGCAGAGGGCATCCGCATCGCCATGGCCACCAGCAGCGACTGGGAGTGGATTGACGAGTGGACGGGCAAGCACGGCATCCAGCAGTACTTTGAGATTTTTGCCACCCGTTACGAGGTGCACCAGGTCAAACCCGCTCCAGACCTGTACCTGCTCGCCCTCAGCAAACTGGGCCTCCATGCCGATCAGGCCATTGCAGTGGAGGATTCGCTGAATGGTTCCACGGCAGCCATCACCGCAGGTCTGCGTTGTGTGGTGGTGCCCAACAAGGTGACCTCCACCCAGAAATTCCGTCCCGAGTGCAAGAGGCTGGATTCTCTGGCTGGAGGCCTGACGGCCTTAAGAGCGCTTTTTGCCAAATAA
- a CDS encoding serine/threonine-protein kinase, producing MRDYIVTRILAKTGMALVRLAQAPNGEFVALKTPLQSTLDDPEQLKRFANEIGTHLQLQHSNIARVVEGSALIDNPYIVMHYYPDGSLDRYLQETGKPDLLRGLKFMRDIGLALNYLHDKGFVHQDIKSSNIFLQGDKAVLGDFGVAVSIQNPKYAAGSPFYMAPEIYRGDPGSIESDVYSLGILTYETLTGHRPYNGKSYDELMMAHLTQYPKSLLQTHAGLTRKAALAIEKALAKNPKDRIHLNHFIAALDENIKQLENPNALPQEQAQMQKERFSGSLRNSPPPQTTPPAEEDKKGFFQRLFGKKRS from the coding sequence ATGCGGGATTACATCGTCACACGCATACTTGCAAAAACCGGAATGGCACTGGTGCGGCTCGCCCAGGCCCCCAATGGTGAATTTGTCGCCCTGAAAACCCCCCTGCAGAGCACCCTGGATGACCCTGAACAGCTCAAGCGGTTCGCCAATGAGATCGGCACCCACCTGCAACTGCAACACAGCAACATTGCCCGTGTGGTGGAAGGATCTGCCCTGATCGACAACCCGTACATCGTGATGCACTACTATCCAGACGGCAGTCTGGACCGTTACCTGCAGGAGACCGGCAAGCCTGACTTGCTGCGCGGTCTGAAATTCATGCGGGACATCGGGCTGGCCCTGAATTACCTGCATGACAAAGGCTTCGTGCACCAGGACATCAAGAGCAGCAACATCTTCCTGCAGGGCGACAAGGCTGTGTTGGGAGATTTTGGGGTGGCGGTGAGCATCCAGAACCCCAAGTATGCTGCGGGCAGTCCTTTCTACATGGCTCCAGAGATCTACCGGGGAGACCCGGGCAGCATTGAGAGCGACGTGTACAGTCTGGGCATCCTCACCTATGAAACCCTGACCGGACACCGCCCTTACAATGGCAAATCCTACGATGAACTGATGATGGCGCACCTCACCCAGTACCCCAAATCCCTGCTGCAGACCCATGCTGGTCTGACCCGCAAGGCAGCACTGGCGATTGAGAAGGCCCTGGCGAAAAACCCCAAGGACCGCATCCATCTGAACCACTTCATTGCAGCCCTGGACGAGAACATCAAGCAACTGGAAAACCCCAATGCTCTCCCCCAGGAGCAGGCCCAGATGCAAAAGGAGCGCTTCAGTGGCAGCCTGAGAAACAGCCCTCCTCCGCAGACCACCCCCCCTGCAGAAGAGGACAAAAAAGGGTTTTTTCAGCGTTTATTTGGCAAAAAGCGCTCTTAA
- a CDS encoding lantibiotic dehydratase — MQRYQPGSHVMVRTPLLPLEDLPRGSLEETRKHIRRLLSRPEVQEAILIASPSLYAALPAYLLGEARTLDARQRRQIELGALKYLLRASARPTPYGTFCGVAVAALDEHFSIGVAPTALHRTVSQLDFSQVLAVAVECEALLTEEHNPRLYTHPATLRFGQRFFLENITRRGQGDNRCASIRATPAAEGILGLCAKGENLQTVLAWLDRQYPHRTRQQNFKALRHLMDAGFLFTDLRPSPMCADPVQHLLARIEGIPAFAVQAAQLREVQQLLTAADALPPGEGLDLYQQLGVAGTFSSARGEGTENNQDVQAPRRVDLVTALTQNRFSRAVAEEAAHSHALLLHLASRESQAPLERYLERFRERYGERLVPLLELLSAAVGLGPVEGYSRPAPLEPGPPPSMAFNAKDRYLFDLALRHQGKEEVQLREHEEALLALQSSVPVQTLPESGEIYVRVLAPSQEAIEAGQYQLVLGPMGAVSMAGKTFGRFARALPAEAYQQFKRQENTPGVRHANSSYFPISARLMNVNAQCASEAWEVPYGAPPLHEDRVILPSEILVGADGSGFFFISATDGSRVVVHANHMLSLQFAPNVVRFLEEASRQRQRAPLPFSWGRGAGLLPYLPRVVYGKTILSPRTWQVPRAVWLALRGQDESMVCAGVEDIRQTHGLPMRVEVGREDNLLVLDLDNPLHVAVLLEEVRKGEGEHLELRESFTQPEHLWKNAEAGAHLLEFVVPLFHPSPEPVSLPNVVQMETGWKDRVFPVGGEWIYLRLYPGFASRSELLRLHMAPLLEALAPQTRCAFHVLYNDPGEHIRLRVLPADGQHEMVLGRLMVWCADLRRNGLLREVVVTDYERELERYGGAGLMEMSEVAFHSSSRLVLRYLCDHPAEDPSARMAFTAWVSLLGLRQTFEPVLLRSFLSGLAAHNRTFLEGQLEPKRRYNEVKQLRGMLMVGRGHTPPQTLSPELAQAVSDHLHQQGKVFEQAALQLRPERFMAFVASHLHMHANRMGLSRIEEALVYQGMHDAVVALIHTAGRTPGQPEAGMVGSNGS; from the coding sequence ATGCAACGATACCAACCTGGAAGCCATGTCATGGTCCGCACCCCCCTGCTCCCCCTCGAAGACCTGCCCCGGGGCAGCCTGGAGGAGACCAGAAAACACATCCGTCGCCTGCTCTCCCGCCCTGAAGTGCAAGAAGCCATCCTGATCGCTTCTCCTTCCCTTTATGCCGCTCTGCCTGCCTACCTGCTGGGAGAGGCCAGAACCCTTGATGCCCGGCAACGACGCCAGATTGAACTGGGTGCCCTCAAGTACCTGTTGCGGGCCAGTGCACGTCCCACCCCTTATGGCACCTTCTGTGGTGTTGCCGTTGCTGCCCTGGATGAGCACTTCAGCATCGGAGTGGCTCCAACTGCACTGCACCGGACAGTCAGTCAGCTCGATTTCTCCCAGGTGCTTGCCGTGGCGGTGGAATGTGAAGCTTTGTTGACCGAAGAACACAATCCACGGCTCTACACGCACCCCGCCACCCTGCGCTTTGGCCAACGTTTCTTTCTGGAAAACATCACCAGGCGTGGACAGGGAGACAACCGTTGTGCTTCCATCCGGGCCACACCTGCTGCTGAAGGCATTCTGGGGCTCTGTGCAAAAGGCGAGAACCTGCAAACCGTGCTTGCCTGGCTGGACAGACAGTATCCCCATCGCACCCGTCAGCAAAACTTCAAGGCTTTGCGCCACCTGATGGACGCAGGCTTCCTTTTCACGGACCTGCGTCCATCGCCCATGTGTGCTGATCCTGTGCAGCACCTGCTGGCCCGCATCGAGGGCATTCCAGCCTTCGCAGTACAGGCGGCACAATTGCGGGAGGTGCAGCAGTTGCTCACGGCCGCAGATGCCCTGCCACCCGGTGAAGGGCTGGACCTGTACCAGCAACTGGGTGTGGCAGGTACCTTCAGTTCTGCCAGGGGTGAAGGCACTGAAAACAACCAGGATGTCCAGGCCCCCCGTCGTGTGGATCTGGTGACTGCCCTGACCCAGAATCGGTTTTCTCGTGCAGTGGCCGAGGAGGCGGCGCACAGCCATGCCCTGCTCCTGCACCTGGCCAGCCGGGAATCCCAGGCCCCGCTTGAGCGTTATCTGGAGCGATTCAGGGAACGTTATGGTGAGCGACTGGTGCCGCTGCTCGAATTGCTCAGTGCAGCTGTGGGGCTGGGACCTGTGGAGGGATACAGCCGACCTGCTCCACTGGAACCAGGTCCACCCCCCAGCATGGCTTTCAATGCAAAAGACCGTTACCTGTTTGACCTGGCCTTGCGTCACCAGGGAAAAGAGGAAGTTCAGCTCAGGGAACATGAAGAAGCCCTTCTGGCCCTTCAGTCCTCTGTACCTGTTCAGACCTTGCCCGAAAGTGGAGAGATCTATGTGCGGGTGCTGGCCCCCTCTCAAGAAGCCATTGAAGCGGGTCAGTACCAGTTGGTGCTCGGGCCCATGGGGGCGGTGTCCATGGCTGGAAAAACCTTTGGTCGCTTTGCACGGGCATTGCCAGCAGAGGCCTACCAGCAGTTCAAACGTCAGGAGAACACACCTGGGGTGCGCCACGCCAACTCCAGCTACTTTCCCATCAGTGCCCGGCTGATGAATGTCAATGCCCAGTGCGCCTCAGAGGCATGGGAGGTGCCTTATGGTGCACCACCCCTTCATGAGGATCGGGTCATTTTGCCTTCCGAAATCCTGGTTGGCGCAGATGGATCGGGTTTTTTCTTCATCTCAGCAACGGATGGCAGCCGGGTGGTGGTTCACGCCAACCACATGCTCTCCCTGCAATTTGCACCGAACGTTGTGCGCTTTCTGGAAGAGGCTTCACGCCAGCGTCAGCGTGCTCCTCTGCCTTTCTCATGGGGACGGGGAGCAGGGCTGCTCCCTTATTTGCCCCGGGTGGTTTATGGCAAGACCATCCTGAGTCCACGGACCTGGCAGGTGCCCCGTGCAGTCTGGCTGGCCCTGCGAGGTCAGGATGAAAGCATGGTTTGTGCAGGTGTGGAGGACATCCGCCAGACCCATGGTCTGCCCATGCGGGTGGAAGTGGGCCGTGAAGACAACCTGCTGGTTCTGGACCTGGACAATCCCCTGCATGTTGCCGTGCTGCTGGAAGAGGTCCGCAAGGGTGAAGGGGAACACCTGGAGCTGCGTGAATCTTTCACGCAGCCAGAGCACCTGTGGAAAAACGCTGAGGCAGGTGCCCACCTGCTGGAGTTTGTGGTGCCCCTGTTTCATCCCAGTCCCGAGCCGGTGTCCCTTCCCAATGTGGTGCAGATGGAGACTGGCTGGAAGGATCGTGTTTTCCCGGTGGGTGGCGAGTGGATTTACCTGCGGCTCTACCCTGGTTTTGCAAGTCGCTCTGAACTGCTGCGTCTGCACATGGCACCCCTGCTTGAAGCCCTGGCCCCGCAGACCCGTTGCGCTTTCCATGTCCTGTACAATGACCCCGGAGAACACATCCGCCTGCGTGTCTTGCCTGCTGATGGACAGCACGAAATGGTCCTGGGCCGCCTGATGGTGTGGTGTGCTGACCTTCGGCGCAATGGCCTGTTGAGGGAGGTTGTTGTCACCGATTACGAACGGGAACTGGAGCGGTATGGCGGCGCAGGGCTGATGGAAATGTCGGAAGTCGCATTTCACAGCAGCAGCAGGCTGGTCCTGCGGTACCTCTGTGATCACCCTGCAGAAGATCCTTCTGCAAGGATGGCCTTCACTGCATGGGTGAGCCTGCTGGGTCTTCGCCAGACGTTTGAACCGGTCCTGCTGCGCTCCTTCCTGTCTGGGCTGGCCGCCCACAACCGCACCTTCCTGGAAGGTCAACTGGAACCCAAGCGCCGATACAATGAAGTCAAGCAGTTGAGGGGCATGCTGATGGTGGGCAGGGGTCACACACCACCACAAACGCTGTCTCCAGAACTCGCTCAGGCTGTGTCTGACCATTTGCATCAGCAGGGCAAAGTGTTTGAGCAGGCCGCCCTTCAGCTGCGTCCAGAGCGGTTCATGGCTTTTGTGGCCAGCCACCTGCACATGCATGCCAACCGCATGGGGCTCAGCCGGATTGAAGAGGCGCTGGTGTACCAGGGGATGCACGATGCCGTGGTTGCACTGATTCACACAGCAGGCCGCACCCCCGGTCAGCCTGAGGCAGGCATGGTGGGGTCGAATGGGTCCTGA
- a CDS encoding ABC transporter ATP-binding protein, giving the protein MGPETARRLGDLSVALAVVWQANPIWMLLLALGTLALALTPAAGLWVNKLLLDALAGGVQGASTPSLVFLLFLQAGVLALGGLLSTLNTALQELLGARVQERLSLRLFAHAAQLPLVAFESPQVQDGLRNAHQEVSGRAVMVWANLLSVLQAVVALAALGGLMLQLGPSLLPLVLLAALPSVLVQRVYAAQGLQMALEHTPLLRLQAYLGALLTTERYAKEVRSFGLERHLGERWQDTHRQHRQAQAGLTTRRSLWSGFALVLSALLMGLAGWGVVERTLQGQLTLGDVGMFLLGASQVQGRLTSLLGGVVSMVQGLTHLRLLFGFLEQPLPEQQGLHEWTEDIVEIEFCNVSYIYPGTGDAGIRNMSFRISRGESLALVGRNGAGKSTLVKLLLGLYQPTSGVIRLNGKDATLYSATSISQRLSTLFQDHAAYHLTVRDNVMLGDVQRPAQPGEIHNALRRARADFVASLPQGIEQQLGAAFAGGVQLSGGQWQRLALGRMLYRSADVLVLDEPGAALDPEAEQQLLNALYTESSDQILVLVSHRLATVRQATLILRLEKGQLAEAGSHEQLMAAGNEYARLFRLQAAGYSSVPAGTEQRVQQV; this is encoded by the coding sequence ATGGGTCCTGAAACAGCCAGGCGTCTTGGTGACCTGTCCGTTGCTCTGGCTGTGGTGTGGCAGGCCAATCCGATCTGGATGCTGCTGCTGGCCCTGGGCACCCTGGCCCTGGCCCTCACCCCAGCAGCAGGTCTGTGGGTCAACAAACTGTTGCTGGATGCGCTGGCAGGTGGAGTTCAAGGTGCGTCCACACCTTCTCTGGTCTTCCTGCTTTTCCTCCAGGCAGGGGTGCTGGCCCTGGGAGGATTGCTCAGCACCCTGAACACAGCCTTGCAGGAGTTGCTGGGGGCCCGGGTTCAGGAGCGGCTGAGCCTGCGCCTGTTTGCTCATGCAGCACAGCTTCCTCTGGTGGCCTTTGAAAGCCCACAGGTTCAAGATGGTCTGCGCAATGCCCATCAAGAGGTTTCGGGCCGGGCCGTGATGGTCTGGGCAAACCTGCTCTCTGTGCTGCAAGCCGTGGTGGCGCTGGCTGCTCTGGGGGGTCTGATGCTTCAACTGGGGCCTTCTCTGTTGCCTCTGGTTTTGCTGGCGGCTCTTCCCAGTGTCCTTGTGCAGCGGGTCTATGCAGCACAAGGACTGCAGATGGCCCTGGAGCACACCCCACTGTTGCGCCTGCAGGCCTATCTGGGAGCATTGCTGACCACTGAACGTTATGCCAAAGAGGTCCGCAGCTTTGGCCTTGAACGGCACCTCGGAGAACGCTGGCAGGACACCCACCGCCAACACCGCCAGGCCCAGGCTGGGCTCACCACCCGTCGCAGCCTGTGGTCCGGTTTCGCTCTGGTGCTTTCGGCCCTGTTGATGGGACTGGCCGGGTGGGGTGTGGTTGAACGCACCCTGCAGGGTCAACTGACCCTCGGGGACGTGGGAATGTTTCTGCTGGGAGCGTCACAGGTGCAGGGCCGCTTGACCTCCCTGCTCGGAGGGGTGGTCTCCATGGTCCAGGGGCTCACCCATCTTCGTTTGCTTTTTGGGTTCCTGGAGCAGCCTCTGCCAGAACAGCAGGGCCTGCACGAATGGACTGAAGACATTGTGGAAATTGAATTTTGCAATGTGTCCTACATCTATCCTGGTACAGGTGATGCCGGAATACGGAACATGAGCTTCCGGATCTCCCGGGGAGAATCCCTGGCCCTGGTGGGACGCAACGGTGCTGGGAAATCCACCCTGGTTAAACTGCTGCTGGGTCTCTATCAACCCACTTCAGGGGTCATCCGGCTGAACGGCAAAGACGCCACACTGTACAGTGCTACCAGCATTTCTCAGCGCCTCAGCACATTGTTTCAGGACCACGCAGCCTACCATCTGACTGTTCGGGACAACGTCATGCTTGGCGATGTTCAGCGACCAGCACAGCCGGGAGAAATCCACAATGCACTTCGCCGTGCCAGGGCAGATTTTGTGGCAAGTCTTCCACAGGGCATTGAGCAGCAACTCGGAGCTGCTTTTGCTGGCGGGGTGCAACTCAGTGGAGGGCAGTGGCAAAGGCTGGCTCTGGGGCGGATGCTGTACCGTTCAGCAGATGTGCTGGTTCTCGATGAACCGGGAGCCGCTCTGGACCCTGAGGCGGAACAGCAGTTGCTGAACGCTCTGTACACAGAATCCAGCGATCAGATTCTGGTCCTGGTTTCCCATCGTCTTGCCACAGTGCGACAGGCCACCCTGATTCTGCGGCTGGAGAAAGGTCAACTGGCCGAGGCCGGAAGCCACGAACAGCTGATGGCGGCTGGAAACGAGTATGCTCGCCTTTTTCGCTTGCAGGCTGCAGGGTACAGCTCCGTTCCAGCGGGCACAGAGCAGAGGGTTCAGCAGGTGTGA
- a CDS encoding lanthionine synthetase C family protein, with translation MDQTIEKCLNAKAIGDGLPAGPGSSGLLTGQAGIAVFLNEMAQLDNSRVLEKASRDHFAAILSVIPEQFLKVPLPDPSLVSGLSGIALALVMASRDGTRYQKVLSEIDRHLLPLIHRYVAYCHSHPMHVRLYDLLYGLSGMLLYTLSRPGPEALAASEAIAEYFDSRTRAAVSPLQGFAIEQTQQSTPRHAKLYPRPTVDLGLAHGVAGVVASLALALMAQPTLKARFAPTLHLLTEGLVDQRLNNGEGAWPSHWTPEMPLQEHVPARIAWCYGIPGIASALRLSSEALDASQYRAIALEVLTGITPGLSSLTTSNLCHGSAGLLQVVERFGDPQLMPLASQLRSMTLAQHDDLAPYGFWSEADPVSGQVASMPLLLEGALGVWLALTHSELPNPLWDRALALA, from the coding sequence ATGGATCAGACCATTGAAAAATGTTTAAATGCAAAAGCCATTGGAGATGGGTTGCCTGCTGGGCCAGGTTCAAGTGGGTTGCTCACAGGCCAGGCAGGGATTGCTGTTTTCTTGAATGAAATGGCCCAGCTTGACAACAGCCGCGTCCTGGAAAAAGCATCCAGAGACCATTTTGCCGCAATCCTCTCCGTCATACCAGAACAGTTTCTCAAAGTCCCTTTGCCTGACCCCTCGCTGGTCTCAGGATTGTCTGGGATTGCCCTGGCACTGGTGATGGCCAGTCGGGACGGAACACGCTACCAGAAGGTACTGTCAGAGATTGACAGGCATCTTTTGCCGTTGATTCATCGTTACGTGGCATACTGCCACAGCCATCCCATGCATGTCCGGCTCTATGACCTGCTCTATGGTCTTTCAGGGATGCTGCTCTACACCCTGTCTCGTCCCGGACCAGAGGCCCTTGCGGCCAGTGAGGCCATTGCTGAGTATTTTGACTCGCGAACAAGGGCTGCTGTCTCGCCCTTGCAGGGGTTCGCCATTGAGCAGACGCAACAGTCCACCCCCCGGCATGCAAAACTGTATCCCCGTCCAACGGTGGACCTTGGACTGGCCCATGGGGTGGCCGGAGTGGTGGCCAGTCTGGCCCTTGCCCTCATGGCCCAGCCCACCCTGAAGGCCCGATTTGCTCCCACGCTTCACTTGCTCACTGAAGGCCTTGTGGACCAGAGGCTGAACAACGGTGAAGGAGCATGGCCCAGCCACTGGACCCCAGAAATGCCCCTCCAGGAGCATGTACCTGCCCGCATTGCATGGTGTTATGGAATTCCTGGCATCGCCAGTGCCTTGCGTCTCAGCTCTGAAGCACTTGATGCCTCCCAGTACAGGGCCATTGCACTGGAGGTGTTGACAGGAATCACACCTGGGCTCAGCTCACTCACGACCTCCAACCTGTGCCATGGGTCAGCAGGCCTCCTGCAGGTGGTGGAGCGTTTTGGAGATCCACAGCTGATGCCGCTGGCTTCCCAGCTCCGCTCCATGACCCTTGCCCAGCACGATGATCTTGCCCCTTATGGTTTCTGGTCAGAGGCGGACCCGGTGAGCGGTCAGGTCGCTTCGATGCCCCTGCTGCTTGAGGGTGCGCTGGGCGTGTGGCTGGCCCTCACCCATTCTGAGCTCCCGAACCCCCTGTGGGACCGGGCACTTGCGCTTGCTTGA